A window of the Helianthus annuus cultivar XRQ/B chromosome 4, HanXRQr2.0-SUNRISE, whole genome shotgun sequence genome harbors these coding sequences:
- the LOC110933083 gene encoding uncharacterized protein LOC110933083 yields the protein MAGSDEANSHPANGNNTRINITGAELQAMITAAVSQAVDAKFKEPITAEPKRIARFIGGLAPEVKGNVKASKPATYRSAVDLSLSLSLDVVRSRAKKATDEGKRKREDDKSPQLNKKNKGNSGSKKGQSNDKPRCKTCYKRHFGKCNQDPQAKPCGICKKKGHKSVECRNIKDATCYGCNEKGHIKTNCPKNAKKPEEAKKTNARVFQMQVREAVNDENVITESLYPAIPLANEIGWV from the exons ATGGCTGGCTCGGATGAAGCAAACAGTCATCCTGCAAACGGGAACAACACCAGGATTAATATCACTGGTGCCGAACTGCAAGCAATGATCACCGCAGCAGTTTCTCAGGCGGTAGATGCTAAATTTAAAGAGCCAA TCACTGCTGAAcccaaacgcattgcgcgtttcatcggtggcTTAGCCCCTGAAGTAAAGGGGAATGTTAAGGCCTCTAAGCCAGCCACTTATAGATCTGCTGTGGATCTATCATTGTCCCTCAGTTTGGATGTTGTGAGGAGTAGGGCAAAGAAAGCTACTGATgaagggaaaaggaaaagagaGGATGACAAGTCTCCTCAGCTAAACAAAAAGAACAAAGGGAACTCTGGTTCCAAAAAGGGACAGTCGAATGATAAGCCCAGGTGCAAAACCTGTTATAAAaggcactttggaaagtgcaaccAAGACCCACAGGCCAAACCATGTGGGATCTGCAAAAAGAAAGGGCACAAGTCGGTTGAGTGCCGAAATATCAAAGATGCAActtgctatggttgcaatgaaaaggggcacatcaaaaccaattGCCCCAAGAATGCAAAGAAGCCCGAGGAGGCAAAGAAAACAAATGCAAGAGTTTTCCAGATGCAAGTGAGGGAAGCGGTGAACGACGAgaacgtcataacag aatcacTCTATCCCGCTATCCCGcttgccaatgaaattggctgggtttga
- the LOC110933082 gene encoding extensin-like — protein sequence MTAMVPRRNISGVRRLPTTHRTRPRWRCRRREQIAGERASGSLAMMPPRVRGRGKGPMRGGPSAARPSHRPTPSASLSGSDSHDLWGHSFEPARHSVLLSSSPTFHPSFGPPVPDEPQHSHHSQHSHHSHESHQSYHSLHSHSFHHSDSTYSPAQFNPNDYVNDFLGYNPLGPEDHFSQEMEMDNDPDPEMQTRTPGHPISISSGSPFQGSPYRGPDSFQEKMATYDWYFTPSYHSSPAQPPLVEPQLQAVSPPPLPVEEPPQQPPPEPPRRRRNARISVRGGPRYSSPQGSSSYPPIPEDPQMGGPSNAAPEIDPPPASYAPPQPPMGFDNQIPTYLGSSGYNPLENPSGYPSDYGTQDPYLTVAQYHHLYPSSYPPVHPTGYPVQGYQYPPYQQPPSFQQ from the exons ATGACGGCGATGGTTCCGCGTCGCAACATTAGCGGCGTCCGGCGACTACCAACGACGCACCGCACCCGCCCGAGGTGGCGGTGCCGGCGACGGGAACAAATTGCAGGGGAGCGAGCATCAG GTAGCTTAGCTATGATGCCTCCCAGAGTTAGAGGTAGGGGAAAAGGTCCCATGCGAGGGGGACCATCAGCAGCAAGGCCATCACACCGACCGACTCCGTCTGCGTCCCTTTCTGGTTCTGACTCACATGATCTGTGGGGTCACTCCTTTGAGCCAGCGAGACATTCTGTCTTGTTAAGCTCTTCACCTACTTTCCATCCATCTTTTGGGCCACCTGTCCCAGACGAGCCCCAACACTCGCACCATTCTCAACATTCCCATCACTCCCACGAATCTCACCAATCGTACCATTCATTGCACTCCCATTCGTTCCACCATTCGGATTCTACCTATTCGCCGGCGCAGTTCAATCCGAATGACTATGTCAACGACTTCCTTGGCTACAACCCTTTGGGCCCTGAGGACCACTTTTCTCAGGAAATGGAGATGGACAACGACCCAGATCCGGAGATGCAGACCAGAACACCGGGCCACCCAATAAGCATATCAAGTGGATCTCCATTTCAGGGATCACCATACCGTGGGCCCGATTCATTTCAAGAGAAAATGGCCACTTATGATTGGTACTTTACTCCTTCTTACCATAGCTCTCCAGCGCAACCACCTTTGGTTGAACCCCAGCTCCAAGCAGtttcaccaccaccacttccTGTTGAGGAGCCGCCTCAGCAGCCACCTCCCGAGCCTCCAAGGCGAAGGAGGAATGCACGTATATCCGTGCGAGGAGGACCACGTTATAGTTCTCCTCAGGGTTCGAGTTCTTACCCTCCTATTCCAGAGGACCCCCAAATGGGTGGGCCCTCGAACGCGGCACCAGAGATCGATCCTCCGCCAGCTTCTTATGCACCACCTCAGCCGCCTATGGGTTTTGATAACCAAATCCCGACTTACCTAGGTTCTTCTGGGTACAATCCTCTTGAAAACCCATCGGGATATCCATCGGATTATGGAACTCAAGACCCATACCTTACAGTTGCACAATACCATcacctttacccttcttcttaCCCTCCAGTTCATCCAACTGGATACCCAGTGCAGGGTTATCAATACCCGCCATACCAGCAACCTCCTTCCTTCCAGCAGTAG